From Dethiosulfovibrio russensis, a single genomic window includes:
- a CDS encoding IclR family transcriptional regulator, whose protein sequence is MSILDCFTLDNTHLTLKELSERVDLSTSTVSRLLNSLVALKLLHRNDRDKSYCLGPKLYHYGFLAKDNISVVKHAYPLMKRIRDKTKEAVTLYVLENDYRVCYEHVESLLFMSCVVRVGDRFPLWAGAGGKCILAYSDETYVLNEIEKAYPITGATITDRESFLSELASIRERGYAISHGEREEGVISVAVPIFEPPHRIFGCLSVAAPTVRLDEKAIEELIPELKDICSRISMNLGI, encoded by the coding sequence ATATCCATTCTGGACTGCTTCACCCTTGACAACACCCATTTAACGTTAAAGGAACTCTCGGAGAGGGTCGATCTCTCCACCAGCACCGTCTCCAGATTGCTCAATTCACTGGTCGCCCTTAAACTTCTCCATAGGAACGACAGGGATAAGTCCTACTGCCTGGGGCCGAAGCTCTACCATTACGGTTTTCTGGCCAAGGACAACATATCGGTGGTGAAACATGCCTACCCTCTGATGAAACGGATAAGGGACAAGACCAAGGAGGCTGTTACCCTCTACGTCCTGGAAAACGACTACAGGGTATGTTACGAACACGTGGAAAGCCTGCTATTCATGTCATGCGTGGTTAGGGTCGGAGACCGCTTCCCCCTCTGGGCCGGTGCCGGAGGAAAGTGCATCCTGGCCTATTCGGACGAAACCTATGTTCTGAATGAGATAGAGAAGGCCTACCCCATAACGGGAGCGACCATAACGGACCGGGAATCGTTTCTGTCGGAGCTGGCGTCCATAAGGGAAAGGGGTTACGCTATAAGCCACGGAGAGAGAGAGGAAGGGGTCATCTCCGTGGCGGTTCCAATATTCGAGCCACCCCACAGGATATTCGGCTGCCTTTCCGTGGCGGCCCCAACAGTAAGGTTGGACGAGAAAGCCATAGAGGAGCTCATTCCGGAGCTCAAGGACATCTGCTCCAGGATATCCATGAACCTGGGCATATAG
- a CDS encoding Na/Pi cotransporter family protein, with translation MSTANFFQILGGIGLFLYGIKLMSDALQDLAGDRLRQLIASLTSTPVKGVIIGALVTVLIQSSSGTTVMAVSFVQAGLMTLKQAVGVIMGANVGTTVTAQLIAFKIKDYALPIVGVGMILAVFGKSKRQKYLGNGLVGFGLLFLGMTTMEDSMKFLRGRQDIFLAFGHNPFLGILAGTGLTMLVQSSSATVGLTIAMAVQGLLPLDSAIPILMGDNLGTTITAILASFGASRSAKQAAASHVLFNLLGVCIFLAAMPLFKHVVLSTSHDIARQIANAHTLFNVTNTLIFLPFTTPFVALIKRIIPSDAKEMESGPLYLDSKLISAAPAAAADAVRKEVLRLGHIALDMLGDVHKAFVEDDPKMIDQVNQTEKIVNEMTHRIANYASELWEHHVSSDLSQVLSSYVNGLGDIERIGDHAQNLIEMYEYKREHKLFFSETGMAEFEQMYDLVRRSLSLSLEAIEKEDLAKANEVAEVLEEEIDEMEQRLRKSHIHRLNEGTCSPSAGVVFIDILSNFERIGDHAHNLSLIVRDMHRLHHGEA, from the coding sequence GTGAGTACGGCGAATTTTTTCCAGATTCTGGGAGGAATAGGACTGTTTCTCTACGGCATAAAGCTGATGAGCGACGCCCTTCAGGATCTGGCGGGCGACAGACTCAGACAGCTTATAGCCTCCTTGACTAGCACTCCTGTCAAGGGTGTCATAATAGGAGCTTTGGTGACGGTCCTTATCCAGAGCAGCAGTGGAACCACCGTCATGGCGGTCAGCTTCGTTCAGGCCGGTCTGATGACCTTGAAGCAGGCGGTCGGGGTGATAATGGGGGCCAACGTAGGCACCACCGTTACGGCCCAGCTCATAGCCTTCAAGATAAAGGACTACGCCCTTCCCATAGTGGGAGTCGGTATGATTCTGGCGGTTTTCGGAAAGAGCAAGAGGCAGAAGTATCTGGGGAACGGTCTGGTGGGGTTCGGCCTGCTCTTTCTCGGCATGACTACCATGGAGGACTCTATGAAATTTCTCCGTGGCCGTCAGGACATATTTCTGGCCTTCGGACACAACCCGTTTCTCGGCATATTGGCCGGTACCGGGCTTACCATGCTGGTACAGTCCAGCTCCGCCACCGTCGGCCTGACAATCGCAATGGCGGTTCAGGGTCTGCTTCCCCTGGATTCGGCGATTCCCATACTTATGGGGGACAATCTGGGAACCACCATAACTGCCATCTTGGCATCCTTCGGCGCCAGCCGCTCGGCCAAACAGGCGGCGGCGTCTCACGTGCTGTTCAACCTGCTGGGGGTGTGTATCTTCCTGGCCGCCATGCCTCTATTCAAGCACGTGGTGCTGTCCACCTCCCACGATATAGCAAGGCAGATAGCCAACGCCCACACCCTTTTCAACGTCACCAACACACTGATATTCCTGCCCTTCACCACGCCCTTCGTGGCCCTGATAAAGAGGATAATACCCTCCGACGCCAAGGAGATGGAATCGGGCCCGCTCTATCTGGACTCTAAGCTCATATCCGCCGCTCCCGCTGCCGCGGCCGACGCGGTCCGAAAGGAAGTCCTTCGGCTCGGACACATCGCCCTGGATATGCTGGGAGACGTCCACAAGGCCTTCGTGGAGGACGATCCCAAGATGATAGACCAGGTCAACCAGACGGAGAAGATAGTCAACGAGATGACCCACAGGATCGCCAACTACGCCTCGGAGCTCTGGGAGCATCACGTCTCCAGCGACCTGTCCCAGGTGCTGTCCTCCTACGTCAACGGCCTGGGGGATATAGAGAGGATAGGCGACCACGCACAGAATCTCATCGAGATGTACGAGTACAAGAGAGAGCACAAACTGTTCTTCTCCGAGACTGGAATGGCCGAGTTCGAGCAGATGTACGATCTGGTGAGACGCTCCCTCTCCCTCAGCCTGGAGGCCATAGAGAAGGAGGACCTGGCCAAGGCCAACGAGGTGGCCGAGGTCCTGGAGGAGGAGATCGACGAGATGGAGCAGAGGCTCCGCAAGAGCCACATACACCGTCTGAACGAGGGAACCTGCTCCCCCTCCGCCGGAGTGGTCTTCATAGATATTCTCAGCAATTTCGAGAGGATAGGGGATCACGCCCACAACCTGTCACTCATAGTGAGGGACATGCACAGGCTCCACCACGGAGAGGCCTAG
- a CDS encoding MalY/PatB family protein has protein sequence MKKYDFDEIIERRGTDCEKWDGLEDTFGSRDLTPLWVADMDFKAPSEIIDALRDRVEHGIFGYTRYPDSWYDAFRDWVGKRHGWEIEKDWITHSPGIVTAMGLSLMAFTEPGDKVVIQPPVYHHFEEEIRLNARTPLTSPLKYENGRFTMDLEDLEKKLDGARMMILCNPHNPAGRVWTEEELRAVADLCVEHDVVLVSDEIHCDVIYKGHVHRPIATVSPEIKEKCAVFMAPSKTFNIAGFKASAVVIPNEKLREKFNSVLDSVHVGGGSCMSIPAFEAAYRHGGPWLDELLDYLEGSLDMIEEFLTREIPSVKLVRPEGTYVPLVDFRALSMSPEELHEFLINAGVAMNSGAMFGKGGEGFARLNIATPRSILQEGLKKIASAVRSLS, from the coding sequence ATGAAAAAATACGACTTCGACGAAATCATAGAACGACGGGGCACCGACTGCGAGAAATGGGACGGCCTCGAGGACACCTTCGGCAGCAGGGATCTCACCCCTCTTTGGGTTGCGGACATGGACTTCAAGGCCCCTTCGGAGATAATAGACGCCCTCAGAGACCGGGTGGAACACGGCATATTCGGCTACACCCGCTATCCCGACAGCTGGTACGACGCCTTCAGAGACTGGGTCGGCAAGAGACACGGCTGGGAGATAGAGAAAGACTGGATAACCCATTCTCCCGGAATCGTCACCGCCATGGGCCTTTCCCTGATGGCCTTCACCGAGCCGGGCGACAAGGTCGTTATCCAGCCCCCAGTGTACCATCACTTCGAGGAGGAAATACGGCTCAACGCCAGGACCCCCCTGACCAGTCCGCTTAAATACGAAAACGGCCGCTTCACCATGGATCTGGAGGACCTGGAGAAGAAGCTCGACGGGGCGAGGATGATGATCCTGTGCAACCCCCACAATCCGGCGGGCAGGGTCTGGACCGAGGAGGAGCTCAGAGCAGTGGCGGATCTCTGCGTCGAACACGACGTCGTGCTTGTGAGCGACGAGATCCACTGCGACGTGATCTACAAAGGCCATGTCCACCGTCCGATAGCTACCGTCTCCCCTGAGATAAAGGAAAAATGCGCCGTCTTCATGGCTCCCAGCAAAACCTTCAACATAGCGGGCTTCAAGGCCTCGGCCGTGGTCATCCCGAACGAGAAGCTGAGGGAGAAGTTCAACTCGGTACTGGATTCGGTCCACGTCGGGGGCGGATCCTGCATGTCCATACCGGCCTTCGAGGCGGCCTACAGACACGGCGGTCCCTGGCTGGACGAACTGCTCGACTACCTGGAGGGCAGCCTGGACATGATAGAGGAATTCCTCACCAGGGAGATCCCCTCCGTCAAGCTGGTGCGTCCCGAGGGAACCTACGTGCCTCTGGTGGACTTCAGAGCCCTGAGCATGTCTCCGGAGGAGCTGCACGAGTTTCTCATTAACGCCGGGGTGGCCATGAACAGCGGGGCCATGTTCGGCAAGGGGGGAGAGGGCTTCGCCAGGTTGAATATCGCCACTCCGAGGTCCATACTGCAAGAGGGGCTGAAAAAGATAGCCTCGGCAGTTAGGTCGTTGAGCTAG
- a CDS encoding (2Fe-2S) ferredoxin domain-containing protein, whose amino-acid sequence MTSHTIVICMGSSCFSRGNQENLQEIKTFLKDNDLEDQVLLKGSRCEGECLKGPNITVDGRLFNGVKRENILSILEETLLGGSKP is encoded by the coding sequence GTGACCAGCCACACCATAGTGATTTGCATGGGCAGTTCCTGCTTCTCCAGAGGAAATCAAGAAAACCTCCAGGAGATAAAGACCTTTCTGAAGGACAACGACCTGGAAGACCAGGTCCTGCTGAAGGGCAGCAGATGCGAGGGAGAATGCCTTAAAGGCCCCAACATAACCGTGGACGGAAGGCTTTTCAACGGGGTTAAGAGGGAAAATATCCTTTCCATCCTGGAGGAGACCCTTCTAGGAGGATCTAAACCATGA
- a CDS encoding sensor domain-containing diguanylate cyclase has translation MNRITDKKHLILAALLLFLGFVATSVANYTVSLYSLRKEIVNNDLPLTGDTVYSEIRRDLLIPVFISSSMAHDTFVRDWVLDGERDPYRMTRYLKEIQIKFDAITAFFVSNKTEIYYHADGILKRVSPDAERDVWFYRVKKMGNPYEINVDIDMANDDAMTIFINYKVFDYDGNFIGATGIGLTVNAVTKLIAQYRERYDREIYFTDGEGTITLRASDDGTDGRKTLFDRLERNEMAREILSRREDVPISRTFDRKGHTIHLDSRYIPEFDWYLFVEQNEDDVTKAIRHTLAINILVGGLITLVVTSLVALIVRNYERRVERLASVDELTGMWNRRAFDLAFAHLLEKFEGQCSVTMMDIDHFKHVNDTYGHLMGDRVLGHVCDVVTKAIGPDDVCGRWGGEEFIVLLKGRKKGDAVKTAEKIRRAVEASPYEDGDVVLPITVSLGVAEHHPGESRETTIARADQALYRAKESGRNRTESA, from the coding sequence ATGAATCGTATCACCGACAAGAAGCACCTGATCCTGGCGGCCCTGCTGTTATTTCTTGGCTTCGTCGCCACCAGCGTCGCCAACTACACCGTATCTCTGTACTCATTGAGAAAGGAGATCGTCAACAACGACCTTCCCTTAACGGGAGATACTGTCTACTCGGAGATACGAAGAGACCTCCTGATACCCGTATTCATATCCTCCTCCATGGCCCACGACACCTTCGTGAGGGACTGGGTGCTGGACGGAGAGAGAGATCCCTACAGGATGACCCGCTACCTAAAGGAGATACAGATCAAGTTCGACGCCATAACCGCCTTTTTCGTCTCCAATAAAACGGAGATCTATTATCATGCCGACGGAATACTGAAGAGGGTATCTCCCGACGCAGAGAGAGACGTGTGGTTCTACAGGGTCAAGAAGATGGGGAACCCCTACGAGATAAACGTCGACATAGACATGGCCAACGACGACGCCATGACGATATTCATAAACTACAAGGTCTTCGACTACGACGGCAATTTCATCGGAGCCACGGGAATAGGCCTGACGGTCAACGCTGTGACCAAGCTGATAGCCCAGTACAGAGAGAGGTACGACCGGGAGATCTACTTCACCGATGGAGAGGGGACCATAACCCTACGTGCTTCGGACGACGGAACCGACGGCAGAAAGACCCTGTTCGACCGTCTGGAGAGGAACGAAATGGCCAGGGAGATCCTGTCCAGAAGGGAAGACGTTCCCATCTCCAGGACCTTCGATCGGAAGGGGCACACCATTCACCTGGACAGCCGCTACATCCCCGAGTTCGACTGGTATCTGTTCGTAGAGCAGAACGAAGACGACGTAACGAAAGCAATAAGGCACACCCTGGCCATAAACATCTTGGTAGGAGGGCTCATAACCCTCGTCGTAACCTCCCTGGTCGCCCTGATAGTCAGAAACTACGAGCGGAGGGTCGAGAGGCTGGCCTCGGTGGACGAGCTGACCGGCATGTGGAACCGCCGGGCATTCGACCTGGCTTTCGCTCATCTTCTGGAAAAATTCGAAGGCCAGTGTTCCGTGACCATGATGGACATAGACCACTTCAAACACGTCAACGACACCTACGGTCACCTGATGGGAGACAGGGTTCTGGGACACGTGTGCGACGTGGTGACTAAAGCCATAGGGCCGGACGATGTCTGCGGACGTTGGGGCGGAGAGGAATTCATCGTCCTTCTCAAGGGCAGAAAAAAGGGAGACGCCGTCAAGACCGCGGAGAAGATCCGCCGGGCCGTCGAGGCGTCCCCCTACGAGGACGGAGACGTTGTCTTACCGATCACGGTCAGCCTGGGAGTGGCGGAGCACCACCCCGGAGAGTCCAGAGAGACCACCATCGCCAGGGCGGATCAGGCTCTCTACAGGGCCAAGGAATCGGGACGGAACAGGACGGAGTCGGCCTAG
- a CDS encoding sugar phosphate isomerase/epimerase family protein: MAHRYSLAQLTVLGWAPPEMIYNAHTLGYDCVGIRSITMGVKGENDYDIYRNREMFDLTRRAMDETGVVINDIELAKIADGVDVRNYEGPFEAAAELGVKNVISSIWTDKKDFYLDQFATLCDLAKQYGITVNLEFVTWASIRTLKETREVLDTVKRDNAGIMVDTLHLYRSRVDPAELDDCPKELFHMAHICDGPAEIPDWDDKESLIHTGRDERYYVGEGAIDIADIVRRLPDDVVLSIELPHLKREGSWGSMEHAKRCLSTAKDYMVENGIL, from the coding sequence ATGGCACACAGGTATTCTCTGGCTCAGCTTACCGTTCTCGGATGGGCTCCACCCGAGATGATCTACAACGCCCACACCCTGGGTTACGACTGCGTCGGGATAAGGTCCATAACCATGGGGGTCAAGGGCGAGAACGACTACGACATCTACAGAAACAGGGAGATGTTCGACCTGACCCGCAGGGCTATGGACGAGACCGGGGTGGTCATAAACGATATCGAGCTGGCCAAGATAGCCGACGGAGTTGACGTCCGAAACTACGAGGGCCCCTTCGAGGCCGCGGCGGAGCTGGGAGTAAAGAACGTCATAAGCAGCATATGGACCGACAAAAAAGACTTCTATCTGGATCAGTTCGCCACTCTGTGCGATCTGGCCAAGCAATACGGCATCACGGTGAATTTGGAGTTCGTCACCTGGGCGTCGATCCGCACCCTTAAGGAGACCAGAGAGGTCCTAGACACGGTCAAGAGGGACAACGCCGGGATCATGGTAGACACCCTTCATCTGTACAGGTCCAGGGTGGACCCGGCGGAGCTGGACGACTGCCCTAAGGAGCTATTCCACATGGCCCATATCTGCGACGGCCCGGCGGAGATCCCCGACTGGGACGACAAGGAAAGCCTGATACACACCGGAAGGGATGAACGCTACTACGTGGGCGAAGGTGCCATCGACATAGCCGACATAGTCCGCCGTCTTCCGGACGACGTGGTCCTCTCCATAGAGCTACCCCATCTGAAGAGAGAGGGAAGCTGGGGATCGATGGAACACGCCAAGCGCTGTCTGTCTACTGCCAAGGACTACATGGTCGAAAACGGAATTTTATAG
- a CDS encoding aldehyde dehydrogenase family protein, which yields MASKEITPEQLEVLEKLVEKARRVQGIIENYDQERVDRMCRAVAWAAGNPENFDRLGKMGVEESGAGDWNGRYGKRHKILGVLRDALRQKSVGMVEFNPEKGLARYAKPAGLIVSLIPMTNPELTPIVTAIYALKARDVVIFSPHPRTKKTTFEVVRLMREALKAIGEPEDFLQCVESPNMAMVNKIMTMGDLIMATGGPAMTKAAHSSGKPAYCSGAGNATMIFDETTDVEIAARNTRISKTSDFGSGCSADGNLVIYGGIYDAMVEALKKEGGYLATDEQREMLKKAMWDEEGHRIVATVAVAPQKLAKAAGFEIPEDRKFIMVVGDGIGKEHKFSGEKLTTLLTLHRYEGEFENALKMMDEIYKVGGRGHSCGIYSHDDDHIDRLALRAPVTRIMVRQPQSKANAGSAENGMPMTSSMGCGVWGGNMVSENISLKHYMQSTWVARPIMKDQPDEAILFGEFFDPSKKKPQ from the coding sequence ATGGCTAGTAAAGAGATAACTCCGGAACAGCTCGAGGTGCTGGAGAAACTTGTAGAGAAGGCCCGCCGGGTTCAGGGAATTATAGAGAACTACGATCAGGAGAGGGTCGACCGCATGTGCCGCGCCGTCGCCTGGGCAGCGGGAAATCCGGAGAACTTCGACAGACTCGGCAAGATGGGAGTCGAGGAGAGCGGAGCGGGAGACTGGAACGGACGTTACGGCAAGAGACACAAGATCCTAGGAGTTCTAAGGGACGCTCTGAGACAGAAGAGCGTTGGAATGGTGGAGTTCAACCCCGAGAAGGGACTGGCCCGCTACGCTAAACCGGCGGGATTGATAGTGTCCCTCATCCCCATGACGAATCCGGAGCTCACCCCTATCGTTACCGCAATCTACGCTCTCAAGGCCAGAGATGTGGTCATATTCTCGCCCCATCCCAGAACCAAGAAAACCACCTTCGAGGTCGTCCGTCTGATGAGAGAGGCCCTCAAGGCCATAGGCGAGCCGGAGGACTTCCTCCAGTGTGTCGAGTCTCCCAACATGGCCATGGTGAACAAGATCATGACCATGGGGGATCTTATAATGGCTACGGGAGGCCCCGCCATGACCAAGGCTGCCCACAGCTCGGGCAAGCCAGCCTACTGTTCCGGCGCCGGAAACGCCACCATGATCTTCGACGAGACAACCGACGTCGAGATAGCCGCCAGGAACACCAGGATCAGCAAGACCTCCGATTTCGGCTCCGGATGTTCCGCCGACGGGAACCTGGTTATCTACGGCGGGATATACGACGCCATGGTAGAGGCCCTGAAGAAAGAAGGGGGCTATCTGGCCACCGACGAGCAGAGGGAGATGCTGAAGAAGGCCATGTGGGACGAGGAAGGCCACCGCATAGTAGCGACCGTCGCCGTGGCTCCTCAGAAGCTGGCCAAGGCCGCCGGTTTCGAGATCCCGGAGGACCGCAAGTTCATAATGGTCGTCGGCGACGGAATCGGCAAGGAGCATAAGTTCTCCGGAGAGAAGCTTACCACCCTGCTGACACTGCATCGTTACGAAGGCGAGTTCGAGAACGCCCTGAAGATGATGGACGAGATCTACAAGGTCGGAGGCAGAGGCCACTCCTGCGGGATCTACAGCCACGACGACGACCATATCGACCGTCTTGCCCTGAGGGCTCCCGTCACCCGTATAATGGTCCGTCAGCCTCAGTCCAAGGCCAACGCCGGCAGTGCCGAGAACGGCATGCCCATGACCTCCAGTATGGGATGCGGCGTATGGGGCGGCAACATGGTGTCGGAAAACATCTCACTGAAGCACTATATGCAGAGTACCTGGGTGGCCCGTCCCATAATGAAGGACCAGCCCGACGAAGCGATACTCTTCGGGGAGTTCTTCGATCCCTCGAAAAAGAAACCGCAGTAA
- the aroD gene encoding type I 3-dehydroquinate dehydratase: MMVRPLPGKPLKVRKALLGGEVPLVCVPLVGSTGEDVMAEVENLSSINPDIIELRIDAWDVVEDLDSSMDLLRKVRSAVGDLPIILTCRGHWEGGIKEVSESAKDGIYRGAISEGLVELVDKELSYGYEKLSEVKALAEKAGIGLIVSYHDFDRTPSLSFIYSQLATQIRFGADVAKVALMPRSEEDVLKVFEATLAVRRDFPDVPLITMSMGALGQVSRLAGGLYGSDLTFAVGSAESAPGQIPVERMRGAFDLLYR; the protein is encoded by the coding sequence ATGATGGTCCGTCCTCTTCCCGGAAAGCCCTTGAAGGTCCGAAAAGCCCTGTTGGGCGGAGAGGTTCCCCTGGTATGCGTCCCCCTGGTCGGCTCGACCGGGGAGGACGTCATGGCGGAGGTGGAGAACCTCTCTTCCATAAACCCGGACATCATAGAGCTGCGAATAGACGCCTGGGACGTGGTCGAGGATCTTGACTCGTCGATGGACCTCCTTCGCAAGGTCCGCTCCGCCGTGGGAGATCTTCCCATCATCCTCACCTGTCGCGGACACTGGGAGGGCGGTATCAAGGAGGTGTCCGAGTCGGCCAAGGACGGCATATACAGAGGGGCGATCTCGGAGGGGCTGGTCGAGCTGGTGGACAAGGAACTCTCCTACGGCTACGAGAAGCTCTCGGAGGTCAAGGCCCTGGCGGAGAAGGCGGGAATAGGGCTTATAGTCTCCTATCACGACTTCGACCGGACTCCCTCTCTCTCCTTCATCTACTCTCAGTTGGCTACCCAGATCCGTTTCGGCGCCGACGTCGCCAAGGTGGCACTGATGCCGAGATCGGAGGAGGACGTTCTGAAGGTGTTCGAGGCCACCCTGGCTGTTCGCAGGGACTTCCCCGACGTTCCCCTGATAACCATGTCCATGGGAGCTCTGGGACAGGTCAGCCGTCTGGCCGGAGGGCTTTACGGATCGGACCTCACATTCGCGGTCGGAAGCGCCGAGTCCGCCCCGGGACAGATCCCGGTGGAGCGGATGCGCGGGGCCTTCGATCTACTTTACCGTTAG
- a CDS encoding thiamine pyrophosphate-binding protein, whose protein sequence is MNRDLVAFQLVRFLESRGVEKVFGLCGHTVIGLLDAFRESERIEYISVRHEQIAAHAADGYSRGKNKGVPGVLMTHLGPGLTNATTGVAEAGLNSIPMVVIAGDVPSSYYGRHPHQEVNMHGDATQFEIYKPFVKRAWRVDRPELLPEIMDKAFRLAVTGRPGPVLVSIPMDIFSMELDVKFFQRRYDNMPELPKPGMDVSDAERIARMLGEAKNPILYPGGGVISSGASRALTELAEHLTVPVLYTLMGKGSISDDHPMAVGMTGFWGTEFNNSMAMKADVMMAVGTRLSEADCSSWYRDETFNIPPTKLVHIDINQEEIGRNYKTEIGAICDAKKALEAILDAARRIYPDGVKRPGLAESISESKNAYRASLMEAQTSGQFPMRPERILADLREALPKDGYVVADVGWNKNGVGQQFPIYEAGTFVAPGGLCTMGYGPSAALGVKVACPDKKVVALIGDGGMGTNVSPLATAAEKNIAVVWVVMNNCAFGTIAGLEYQHYEHQFGTLFTREGEPYSPDFAAIARAYGVEGEKVESAEDFKPALERALASNKPYLIDVSMENAPVVTAGCWNINDIYVKRGGSKPGRVWE, encoded by the coding sequence TTGAACAGAGATTTGGTAGCTTTTCAATTAGTTCGTTTTCTTGAGTCCCGAGGGGTGGAGAAGGTCTTCGGCCTGTGCGGCCACACGGTCATAGGTCTCCTGGACGCTTTCAGGGAGAGCGAGCGGATCGAGTACATCTCGGTTCGGCACGAGCAGATAGCGGCCCACGCCGCCGACGGTTACTCCAGGGGCAAGAATAAGGGAGTTCCGGGAGTCCTCATGACCCATCTCGGGCCTGGACTGACCAACGCCACCACCGGGGTGGCCGAGGCCGGGCTGAACTCCATTCCCATGGTCGTCATAGCGGGAGACGTCCCCAGCAGCTACTACGGTCGTCATCCCCATCAGGAAGTGAATATGCACGGCGACGCGACCCAGTTCGAAATATACAAGCCCTTCGTCAAGAGGGCCTGGAGGGTCGACCGCCCCGAGCTCCTGCCGGAGATAATGGACAAGGCCTTCCGCCTTGCCGTCACAGGCCGTCCCGGTCCGGTGCTGGTGTCGATACCTATGGATATCTTCTCCATGGAGCTGGACGTTAAGTTCTTCCAGCGTCGCTACGACAACATGCCCGAGCTGCCCAAGCCGGGGATGGACGTCTCCGACGCCGAGAGGATAGCCCGCATGTTGGGCGAAGCCAAGAACCCCATACTCTACCCCGGCGGAGGGGTAATATCCAGCGGGGCCTCAAGGGCCCTCACCGAGCTGGCGGAGCATCTTACCGTTCCCGTACTCTACACCCTTATGGGCAAGGGATCCATCTCGGACGATCACCCCATGGCGGTAGGTATGACCGGCTTCTGGGGAACCGAGTTCAACAACTCCATGGCGATGAAGGCCGACGTCATGATGGCGGTCGGTACCCGCCTTTCCGAGGCCGATTGCAGCTCCTGGTACAGAGACGAGACATTCAACATCCCTCCGACGAAACTCGTCCACATAGATATAAACCAGGAAGAGATCGGACGCAACTACAAGACCGAGATAGGCGCCATCTGCGACGCCAAGAAGGCCCTCGAAGCCATTCTCGACGCAGCCAGGAGGATATATCCCGATGGAGTGAAGAGACCGGGACTGGCCGAGTCGATCTCCGAGTCCAAGAACGCCTACCGGGCGTCTCTGATGGAGGCTCAGACCTCCGGACAGTTCCCCATGAGGCCGGAGAGAATCCTGGCAGACCTTCGTGAGGCCCTTCCCAAAGACGGCTATGTGGTAGCCGACGTCGGCTGGAACAAAAACGGAGTCGGCCAGCAGTTCCCCATATACGAGGCGGGAACCTTCGTGGCTCCCGGCGGGCTATGCACCATGGGATACGGTCCCTCCGCCGCTTTGGGGGTCAAGGTGGCCTGTCCGGACAAGAAGGTGGTAGCTCTCATCGGCGACGGAGGAATGGGGACCAACGTTTCGCCTCTGGCCACAGCTGCGGAGAAGAACATAGCCGTGGTATGGGTGGTCATGAACAACTGCGCCTTCGGAACCATAGCTGGACTGGAATATCAGCACTACGAGCACCAGTTCGGAACCCTTTTCACCAGAGAAGGCGAGCCCTACTCTCCCGACTTCGCCGCCATAGCCAGAGCCTACGGCGTAGAGGGCGAGAAGGTCGAGTCTGCCGAGGACTTCAAGCCCGCCCTGGAGAGGGCCCTGGCATCCAACAAGCCCTATCTCATTGACGTCAGCATGGAGAACGCCCCGGTGGTCACAGCCGGATGCTGGAACATAAACGATATCTACGTCAAGAGAGGCGGCAGCAAACCCGGAAGGGTGTGGGAATGA